The Eurosta solidaginis isolate ZX-2024a chromosome 4, ASM4086904v1, whole genome shotgun sequence genome includes a window with the following:
- the raskol gene encoding ras GTPase-activating protein raskol isoform X7, protein MSSIDLSCTGAVGVAPVHQSVLGRRHCFQVRGGPRGERYYSCGSRQERDLWIYSLRKSISPNAEHTRHTDNSLKMWIYEAKNLPPKKKYFCELHLDKALYGRTSVKLQTDLLFWGEYFDFPDVPDINVITVNVFREVEKKKKRDKHTFIGSVKIPIHEVTSRIFSEDWYPILSEKSNDSLNRNGKDVLPTLRIKCRFQSTDILPINVYADFLEYLKHNYKRVCETLEPVIGVKAKEDIGQALVLLMHAQGLAGAFLTDVVALDLLRVGDQRLTFRGNSLATKSMEAFLKLTGEQYLQDTLSAPINEIIQSDRDCEVDPTKASGSLQRQQASLRAAVRSAWQCIYESHKHFPQQLRSCFATFRERLQQLGRLDMADNLISASIFLRFLCPAILSPSLFNITNELPSARATRNLTLVAKTLQTLANFTRFQGKESFMEFLNDFLEQEAPRMKEFLQQISTRPEHAPPESILDWAGYIDQGKQLSILHTLLSESINKLPEARQHELDPLQHILDEISKAKESNNFLQHMPHMCPTSHTPTENQENRNPEDMSMQVQQQHQPIQHQAQLAQPQHAVVTKPVPAERGIMRGVLTPSSLEKNIFRYNDPTVNGLLQQQQQQQQQQAQAHAHQLQTQMSMGSNSGLDKRHSNSQSSITGGTGYMSTQLQHAQSQSSLASSCMNGGGGNNHNLLISANVQHHCPPAPAASANNTMERLLVGGGAGNAHYYGLMGNSNGNMPSSLASSSNLSSHNGNDSDDMLRATTLPRGNNNNYDELANGEFIQISGLDTNSAFVRKSPTPLLKGNAALLQQQQQRQKLHNSNASLVLNERTPSKLNLGIPDHSGTGVPLAHKLPAYQRPPAASGTHMHGSRDSNPHPNMPMNLEDLDDLFKYAEEHAVVGEVVSVNSAQASQMSAQQQQQKNAREQLSAKNSHCSSGYQSIATNPPSQSSSPIGQQQQQQKNSGNTPLAFKNPTYQLQQQQHQSGGSSTPAHHHHHHHHHQRVNYSSGFHSGAGQQQTAHQQLFGAGAAQRTKPQGGGLVAARAALLNNGGTLTPSSSDERLSNDNFHAYGGNTKLMKSPSHGHIEAQRSLSGGSSSSSSGANIGIGPNSIQSAASGARMPRTNPQFKREDIYAPLNGSSSGSYMPAAVAASNAASGLFSNGGFGKSGVALGHSAANVGGRYQRRLSLDSARTLSDSSTDTEGHCAPHEGKRRRQPRAHTNSNNHQQLIVAAGGSSTGGSAGSANSGSFDQNGEIQLLQETLDTLRHTLDRDEAELRDSSDELFALNRLNSANGGSGGSGISNLSMQSESTMRSIIDRLITMEEELRREQLKMSLALSHKQRVIEEQGQQIAALDAANSRLLSALTALRQRYETQQQQQQQANLAGASAQQQQQQQQAQ, encoded by the exons ATGTCTTCGATAG ATCTCTCTTGCACCGGCGCCGTTGGTGTCGCTCCTGTACATCAGTCGGTGCTTGGCCGTCGACATTGTTTCCAAGTGCGTGGCGGACCACGCGGTGAGCGCTACTACTCATGCGGCTCGCGCCAAGAACGTGATCTCTGGATATACTCGCTACGCAAATCTATATCGCCAAATGCCGAACACACACGACATACTGACAATTCGTTAAAAATGTGGATTTACGAAGCTAAAAATCTGCCAccaaagaagaaatatttctgCGAACTACATCTCGACAAAGCATTGTATGGGCGCACGAGCGTAAAGTTGCAAACCGACTTACTGTTCTGGGGTGAATACTTCGATTTTCCAGATGTGCCCGACATTAATGTGATCACAGTTAATGTCTTCCGCGAGGTGGAGAAGAAGAAGAAACGTGATAAACATACATTCATTGGCTCGGTGAAGATACCAATACACGAAGTGACATCACGCATATTCTCGGAAGATTGGTATCCCATACTTAGCGAGAAATCGAATGATAGCTTAAATCGCAATGGCAAGGATGTGTTGCCCACACTACGCATTAAATGCCGCTTTCAAAGCACCGATATTCTACCAATCAATGTATACGCTGATTTTCTGGAATATCTCAAACATAATTATAAGCGCGTTTGCGAGACACTCGAGCCGGTGATAGGAGTGAAAGCCAAAGAGGATATTGGACAGGCGCTTGTACTGCTGATGCATGCGCAAGGTTTAGCCGGCGCTTTTCTTACCGATGTAGTAGCTTTGGATTTGTTACGCGTTGGCGATCAACGACTCACATTCCGCGGAAATTCGTTAGCTACCAAGAGTATGGAAGCTTTTCTTAAATTGACGGGCGAGCAATATTTGCAAGATACACTCTCAGCACCAATTAACGAGATTATACAATCCGATCGCGATTGCGAAGTGGATCCAACAAAGGCGAGTGGCTCTCTGCAACGACAGCAGGCATCTTTGCGCGCCGCAGTGCGCAGCGCATGGCAATGTATCTACGAGTCGCACAAACATTTTCCGCAACAGTTGCGCTCATGTTTTGCCACATTTAGAGAACGTTTACAGCAGTTGGGACGCTTAGACATGGCGGATAATTTGATATCGGCATCTATATTTCTTCGTTTTTTGTGTCCGGCAATATTGTCTCCGAGCTTGTTTAACATTACCAATG AACTTCCGTCAGCGCGCGCTACACGCAATCTCACGCTCGTAGCCAAAACACTGCAAACTCTAGCGAATTTCACACGTTTTCAGGGTAAAGAGAGTTTCATGGAATTTCTCAATGATTTTCTCGAGCAAGAGGCGCCACGCATGAAGGAGTTTCTGCAACAGATCTCTACGCGCCCTGAACATGCGCCACCAGAGTCCATACTCGATTGGGCCGGCTACATCGATCAGGGCAAGCAGCTTTCCATTTTGCATACGCTGCTCAGCGAAAGCATCAACAAGCTGCCAGAGGCGCGTCAACATGAACTCGATCCTCTGCAACATATTTTAGATGAAATAAGCAAAGCCAAAGAGAGCAATAATTTCTTGCAACACATGCCACACATGTGTCCAACTTCGCACACGCCCACGGAAAATCAGGAGAATCGCAATCCTGAGGATATGTCAATGCAAGTGCAGCAGCAACATCAGCCAATACAGCATCAAGCACAGCTAGCGCAACCACAACATGCAGTCGTCACAAAACCCGTGCCAGCAGAGCGCGGCATAATGCGCGGTGTTTTGACGCCAAGCTCGTTGGAGAAGAATATTTTCCGCTATAATGATCCAACTGTAAATGGACTGctccaacagcagcagcagcaacagcaacagcaagCGCAGGCACATGCGCATCAGCTACAGACTCAGATGTCTATGGGCAGCAATAGCGGTTTGGACAAGCGTCACTCAAATTCACAGAGCTCAATTACGGGCGGTACAGGCTACATGAGCACACAGCTACAGCACGCGCAGTCACAAAGCTCACTTGCTTCTTCTTGTATGAATGGCGGTGGTGGCAACAATCACAATTTACTCATTTCTGCTAATGTGCAACATCATTGCCCGCCTGCGCCTGCTGCAAGCGCCAACAATACCATGGAACGTTTACTTGTAGGCGGTGGTGCCGGCAATGCGCACTACTATGGCTTGATGGGCAATAGTAATGGCAATATGCCTTCGTCGCTGGCAAGCAGCAGCAATTTAAGCAGTCATAATGGTAATGATAGCGATGATATGTTGCGCGCTACCACATTACCGCGTGGCAACAATAATAACTACGATGAGCTAGCAAATGGCGAATTCATACAGATTTCGGGTTTAGATACGAATAGCGCATTTGTGCGCAAATCgcccacgccccttttaaaaggCAATGCAGCACTcctgcagcaacaacaacagcgtcAAAAATTACACAATTCAAATGCAAGCCTCGTGCTAAATGAGCGCACACCAAGCAAACTCAATTTGGGCATACCCGATCATAGCGGAACTGGAGTGCCGCTAGCTCATAAGCTGCCCGCATACCAAAGACCGCCGGCCGCTTCAGGTACACACATGCATGGATCGCGCGATTCTAATCCACATCCAAATATGCCAATGAATCTGGAAGATCTCGATGATCTCTTTAAATATGCTGAAGAACATGCTGTGGTGGGTGAAGTTGTTTCCGTCAACAGCGCACAAGCATCGCAAATGAGCgcgcagcagcagcaacaaaagaATGCGCGCGAACAGCTCTCCGCAAAAAACAGTCATTGCTCTTCGGGTTATCAAAGCATTGCAACAAATCCGCCGTCACAATCGTCGAGCCCCATCgggcaacaacagcagcaacagaaAAATAGCGGTAACACACCACTGGCTTTCAAAAATCCCACATACCAgctgcagcagcaacaacaccaatcTGGTGGAAGCAGCACGCCGgcgcatcatcatcatcaccatcatcatcatcagcgCGTCAACTATAGCAGCGGCTTTCATAGCGGCGCCGGTCAACAACAAACCGCGCATCAGCAACTTTTTGGCGCAGGCGCCGCACAGCGCACCAAACCACAAGGCGGCGGTTTAGTAGCTGCACGCGCAGCGCTCTTGAACAATGGCGGTACGCTAACACCGTCCTCCTCTGATGAGCGTCTATCCAATGATAATTTCCATGCATATGGCGGCAATACAAAGCTAATGAAATCACCATCGCATGGACATATAGAGGCGCAGCGTTCGCTTAGCGGCGGCAGTAGCTCATCTTCTTCAGGCGCTAATATCGGTATAGGTCCCAACTCAATACAATCTGCAGCAAGTGGCGCGCGCATGCCGCGTACTAATCCACAATTCAAACGCGAAGACATTTATGCACCTTTGAATGGTAGCAGCAGCGGTAGCTATATGCCGGCAGCTGTGGCGGCGTCCAACGCGGCTAGTGGGCTTTTTAGCAATGGTGGATTTGGCAAGTCAGGTGTTGCATTGGGACATAGTGCCGCGAATGTGGGTGGACGCTATCAAAGGCGTTTGAGTTTGGATTCAGCGCGCACGCTATCGGACAGCTCAACAGACACCGAAG GCCACTGCGCGCCCCATGAAGGTAAACGCCGTCGGCAGCCGCGCGCACACACCAACTCCAACAATCATCAGCAACTTATTGTAGCAGCTGGCGGTAGCAGCACAGGTGGTAGCGCTGGTAGCGCCAATAGTGGCAGTTTTGATCAAAATGGCGAAATTCAATTGCTACAGGAGACGCTTGATACTCTGCGTCATACACTTGATCGCGACGAAGCAGAGCTGCGTGACTCTAGTGATGAGCTATTTGCGCTCAATAGACTTAATAGCGCAAATGGTGGTAGCGGCGGTAGCGGTATAAGCAATTTGAGCATGCAATCGGAATCGACAATGCGCAGTATTATCGATAG GCTCATCACAATGGAGGAAGAGCTGCGCCGCGAGCAACTAAAAATGTCATTAGCGCTATCGCACAAACAGCGCGTCATCGAGGAGCAAGGTCAACAAATTGCTGCCCTTGATGCAGCCAATAGTCGTTTGCTCAGCGCGCTTACCGCATTACGGCAACGCTATGAAacgcaacaacagcagcaacaacaagcaAATTTGGCAGGTGCAAGCgcgcagcagcaacaacaacagcagcaggcGCAGTAA